The Planktothrix agardhii NIES-204 genomic interval TTCGATGGGGTCAATAATGAAAGCAAATTTCATCTTTATTTACAATTAACAGTTAACAAATCAAACAAAATATGGTATAATAAATCCTGGCATTTAAAACCGACCGAGAATAAATTAGGAGTGTTTTATTTTGCCAGGATTGAGACTAGAATTAACCCAGTAAAGGATTAAGTTTCCCTTGACTATCTAAGGCATGAAGATCATCACATCCCCCAATATATTGATCATCAATAAAAATTTGGGGAACTGAACGGTGACCATTAGCCCGTCGTGCCATTTGATCTCGTGCTACTTCATCCCCATCAATGCTATATTCGGTGAAGTCTACGCCTTTGCTTTTCAGCAATCCTTTAGCTCGGATACAGAAGGGACAGGTTCTCCAAGTGTAAATTTCAATGTTTGCTGCCATAGAGGGTTGGTGGAAATTGAATCGTTTTTCCTTATGTTAATATAAAATCAAAAATTGATCTATTTTATTCTGAATACTCAGACTAAACCCACCCAGACTGTCCTGATTTAAGTAAAGCAAAA includes:
- a CDS encoding glutaredoxin 3 produces the protein MAANIEIYTWRTCPFCIRAKGLLKSKGVDFTEYSIDGDEVARDQMARRANGHRSVPQIFIDDQYIGGCDDLHALDSQGKLNPLLG